The genomic region ACTTCGCTCATTATCTCGCCTTTGCGCCTTTAAGGTGTATTGTCCGGTGCCGGGACAGGGGAGTTTGCCGAATGATAGACCGGACAGATAGTGCTTTTGCAGCCGTTTCGCTCAGCATTGGCGGCGGGTTGGTATCAGGTGGCGTCATCGGTTCCGTGACCTTCAAAGATGGAACCCAGATTGTGAGTGTCATGCTGGGGCTTATTGCCGTGTTCGGCCTCGCCCTCTGCGCCGCCGGGGCGTTCCTTCACTGCCGTTCGCTGGCGCACTGAAGATATGGTATGGTGAGGGCATGGAACTTCTGTTGCTCGTCATAAACATTTTTGCCGGTGCCCTTCTTCTGGCGGCACTGGCGCGCATAGCGTGGCCGCATTTTTCTGGTGGCCGCAAGCAAGGCCGTAGAGGCACTGACGGGGGGGCGGATCGGGATACTCTGCACACATCTGCCGAATAGGGTGAGCCTGCCCTCGCCAATCGGCTTCACAGGCGCTACATCCCCGCCATGACCGAAGAACGCTATACCAGCCTTGAGCAGCTCGGCGCCCAGACCGGCGCGCCGGAAAGCCCCGAAGCGGCTCGTCTTGAGCGGGTCTCCAACCCCGCGCAGGGCAATGACTTTCTGATCCGTTTCACCTGCCCGGAGTTTACCTCCATCTGCCCGGTGACCGGCCAGCCGGACTTTGCTCATCTGGTGATCGACTATGTGCCCGGCGAGTGGATCGTCGAATCAAAATCGCTCAAACTCTTCCTGACCAGTTTCCGCAATCACGGTGCCTTCCACGAAGCCTGCACGATGATGATCGGGCAGCGGCTGGTGGACGAGATTGCGCCCAAATGGCTGCGCATTGGCGGCTACTGGTATCCGCGCGGCGGCATCCCGATTGACGTGTTCGGCCAGTGGGGCGAATGCCCCAAGGGCGTGTGGGTGCCCGATCAGGGTGTCCAGCCCTATCGCGGGCGCGGTTGATCCCTGTTCTGGCCGTTCATCTCGATAAACCAGCTATTTATCTGGCGTTTATGACAATGAGCGGAGATTGAACGTGCCGCTCTGACGGCGTTCAGCCTGACCACTCTAAACCTCTCACTACTGACGGCGCACTGAAGCGCCCAGCGACGAGATTTGGAGACAAGCAGATGAAATTTCGCAGCACCCTCGCCCTCGGCCTCAGCGTTCTTGTCCTTGCCGGCACCGCGAGCGCCGCAGAGGCTCAGCAGCGTAACCGCGTGAATGTCAGCCAGACCGGCTATAGCCACGAGCTTGCCGCCCGCCAGCAAGGCTATCAGAACCGTCTCGCGATCGAACAGCGCGGTGCCTACCACTACGTCCAGACCATTCAGGCCGGTTCACGCAACGGTGTGACAGTGGGTCAGGGCGGGTATGCCAACGACGCCTATGTCGATCAGCTCGGCCGCCGCAATACCGCAGTTGTCGGTCAGGAAGGCGCGTTCAACCGCGGCACCGCGATCCAGACCGGCACGAACAATGCCGTTGGCATCGCCCAGATCGGTTCGGGCAACACGGCCAACACCAATCAGAGCGGCAATAGCAACACGCTCGGCGTGATCCAGGTCGGCAACGGCCAGAGCGCCAATGTCCGCCAGTCGGGCTCGGGCAGTGTTGCCGTCGTCATCCAGGGCAGTCACTAACATTTCTGCCTGATCCGCATTAGCGGCCATTGACCAGAGCAGCGGGGTACGTATGCGCCCCGCTGCTGTGCCGTGTCCGCCTATCGCGGCAAGTTCTTGTTTATATACGGTTTATCTAGGTGAGCGGAGCTTGAATGGCGCGCTCCGCAACCGTTCACGCGGCGGGCTCTAGAACAGATGCAATGGCCAGCGCCTTCGGGCTGCCTTGCCAGCAACTGAAGACGCAAAAGGAGACCGCCATGACCCTTCGCAACACTCTCGCCCTTGGCCTTTCCGCGCTGGTTCTGGCTGGAACCGCCAGCGCCGCCGAAGCCCAGCAGCGCAACCGCGTTGATATCCGCCAGGCCGGGCAGGCCCATGAGCTCGCCGCGCGCCAGCAGGGCTATCAGAACCGGCTTTCAATCAGCCAGCAGGGCCGCCACCAGTTCGTCCAGACCATTCAGGACGGGCTTCGCAACGGTATCGAGGTGCGCCAGTCGGGCAGTGCCAATGGCGCTTTCGTCGACCAGCTGGGACGCCTGAACGAGGTGCTGGTCCGCCAGCAGGGCTACAACAATGTGGCCGGCTCGACCCAGACCGGCACAGGTAACACGGTCGGTTTCTACCAGTTTGGAAACAACCAAACCGCCGTGACCAACCAGACCGGCAATAACAACACGCTCGGTGTCATCCAGTTTGGCAATGGCGCCCATGCGGCCATCGACCAGACCGGCAATAACCGCAATGCGCTGGTGATCCAGGGTAGCTGGGTCATCAGATAGCGGCGGCCCCTTCTCAAAAAGGAGCATGACCATGAAACGCTTTAAAGGACTGCTTGTCATTCCCGCGCTGGTCGCTGCAGGGGCGTGCGCGCCGCCGCCAGCGGCCGGGCCGGACTACTATTACCAGGCGGACGCTTCCGCGCTGGCGGCCTGCTGGGTCGAGTTCAATTACGGCCCGTCCGGCCAGCTCTTGCTGGAGGCTTACGCCGCCCCCGGCCTTGAGGGCAGCTACGAGCTCGACATCGATCAGGTCTCATCCAGCGGCAACGCCCAGATCAGCCAGTCTGGTGCATTCAGCGCCGCCGGTGACATGCCTGAGCGCATCCACCAGATCACGCTGGGCGGCAATGCTGCGCGGCGCGGTGCCTCGCTTGGCGAGATGATGGCCTCCATGCGCAGCGCCGAGCCGGGTACTACCGTGATCTCTTCAGGTAATGGTGATGCCGGCGTGTACGAGGTGCGCTTGCGGCTGCTGGACCCAAGGGGCCGCCAGATCTGCGCTGTCGAACGCAGCGGCCCGTGACTGGCGGCAGACCACTGGGCTGGTAGGGCGTTCTTACGCTTTACCGGTCCAGCGCGTGACTTGAGGTGGCTTGCGGGGGCGTTCCACTGCCGCGACGGCCTGTGTGCCCACATAGATGAAACCCGCCACGCGCTCATTGTCAGCCAGGCCGAGCACGGCTCTCACCCGCGCGTCAAACGCGTACCATTCAGTCAGCCATTGCGCGCCAAAGCCCATCGCGTCGGCGGCCAGCAGCAAGTTCTGGCACACCGCGCCAGCCGACATGATCTGCTCCCATTCGGGGATTTTATGGGGCACGGTAACGTGGGAAATTACCGCGATCACCAATGGCGCGCGCTCAAACCGGCTCCGCTCCAGCGCGAAGCGCTCCTCGCTTCCATCGGGTATGTCGGCGCGCGCGAATGCTTCGAGTTTTTCGCCGAAGCGTGAGCGGGCCTCGCCCTCAAACACCATGAAGCGCCAGGGGAAGAGTTTGCCATGATCGGGTACACGCGCGGCGAGCTTTAATAGCGCCTCCAGCTGTTCTGGTGACGGGCCGGGCCCGCTCATGTCGATGGCGCGCGTGGAGCGCCGTCTGGCCATCCTGTTGAGCATGTCATGCGATGGCCTGGGAACGTTCAGAACATCGTTGTCAGCGGGGAAGGCGGGCGGTGAAAAATGGGTCATGGAAGGGGAGGGTCCGATTGCTGAGGGTGCAGGCGGCTTTGACGGATTGGTAAAGCCGGACTTATATCATGGGTATGGTGTGACAGATTCACGTATGGTTGAAACTGGCCGCACTCAAGCCAAGGAAGTCCGAATGGCAGTGGATGCAGAGCTGGATGATGATCTGAGCCCGGCCGAGCGCCGCAGGCGCAAGGTGCGTGACGCTATTGTGGA from Glycocaulis abyssi harbors:
- the queF gene encoding preQ(1) synthase, whose product is MTEERYTSLEQLGAQTGAPESPEAARLERVSNPAQGNDFLIRFTCPEFTSICPVTGQPDFAHLVIDYVPGEWIVESKSLKLFLTSFRNHGAFHEACTMMIGQRLVDEIAPKWLRIGGYWYPRGGIPIDVFGQWGECPKGVWVPDQGVQPYRGRG
- a CDS encoding curlin-associated protein; amino-acid sequence: MKFRSTLALGLSVLVLAGTASAAEAQQRNRVNVSQTGYSHELAARQQGYQNRLAIEQRGAYHYVQTIQAGSRNGVTVGQGGYANDAYVDQLGRRNTAVVGQEGAFNRGTAIQTGTNNAVGIAQIGSGNTANTNQSGNSNTLGVIQVGNGQSANVRQSGSGSVAVVIQGSH
- a CDS encoding curlin-associated protein, coding for MTLRNTLALGLSALVLAGTASAAEAQQRNRVDIRQAGQAHELAARQQGYQNRLSISQQGRHQFVQTIQDGLRNGIEVRQSGSANGAFVDQLGRLNEVLVRQQGYNNVAGSTQTGTGNTVGFYQFGNNQTAVTNQTGNNNTLGVIQFGNGAHAAIDQTGNNRNALVIQGSWVIR
- the csgH gene encoding curli-like amyloid fiber formation chaperone CsgH, with the protein product MKRFKGLLVIPALVAAGACAPPPAAGPDYYYQADASALAACWVEFNYGPSGQLLLEAYAAPGLEGSYELDIDQVSSSGNAQISQSGAFSAAGDMPERIHQITLGGNAARRGASLGEMMASMRSAEPGTTVISSGNGDAGVYEVRLRLLDPRGRQICAVERSGP
- a CDS encoding nitroreductase, encoding MLNRMARRRSTRAIDMSGPGPSPEQLEALLKLAARVPDHGKLFPWRFMVFEGEARSRFGEKLEAFARADIPDGSEERFALERSRFERAPLVIAVISHVTVPHKIPEWEQIMSAGAVCQNLLLAADAMGFGAQWLTEWYAFDARVRAVLGLADNERVAGFIYVGTQAVAAVERPRKPPQVTRWTGKA